In Myxocyprinus asiaticus isolate MX2 ecotype Aquarium Trade chromosome 16, UBuf_Myxa_2, whole genome shotgun sequence, a single window of DNA contains:
- the LOC127453731 gene encoding uncharacterized protein LOC127453731, with protein sequence MVFSKTALGLVLLAMLAMVAESSWGNGKGNSYNYDLSNMSDLRKLYNSKVFKAERMTRPLEGMSFQLGKLSHSGVRVTLEDGTKWLVHKGDGYGLLSQTVVVNARHMSSNWKIVETKDFGGSKTVSDFVKAGGTDYKLIFDNCHDASGRMMDG encoded by the exons ATGGTCTTCTCAAAGACTGCACTGGGTTTGGTTCTCTTAGCCATGTTGGCAATGGTGGCTGAATCCTCATGGGGCAATG GGAAGGGAAATTCCTATAATTACGACCTTTCCAATATGTCTGACCTGAGGAAACTGTACAACTCCAAAGTGTTCAAAGCTGAGAGGATGACCAGACCTTTGGAGGGGATGTCTTTCCAACTAGGCAAATTGAGCCACTCTGGAGTCAG AGTGACTCTGGAAGATGGCACTAAATGGCTGGTGCATAAAGGAGATGGCTACGGTCTCTTATCTCAGACCGTTGTTGTGAATGCACGTCATATGAGCAGTAATTGGAAA ATTGTTGAGACGAAAGATTTTGGTGGGAGCAAGACAGTGTCTGATTTTGTGAAGGCTGGAGGAACGGACTACAAacttatctttgataactgtcatGATGCTTCTGGACGCATGATGGATGGTTAA